The proteins below are encoded in one region of Leptotrichia sp. oral taxon 218:
- a CDS encoding Glu/Leu/Phe/Val dehydrogenase, giving the protein MAKETLNPFEIAQKQIKSACDKLNADPAVYEILKNPQRVLEVSFPVKMDDGSIKTFTGYRSQHNNAVGPYKGGLRFHPGVTRDEVKALSTWMTFKCSVAGIPYGGGKGGMAIDPKEYSKGELERISKGFAKAISPVIGEKVDIPAPDVNTNGQIMSWMVEAYEEKVGRSAKGIFTGKPLEFGGSLARTEATGYGVHLTAKKALKKLGIDVKGATYAVQGFGNVGFYTAYYAHKDGAKIVAFSNAHVAIYNEKGIDMEAVIKDFEENGHIEKNKGYGKDITNAELLELEVDVLSPCALENQITSENADRIKAKVIAEGANGPTTPEADEILFKKGITVIPDILANSGGVVVSYFEWVQNLQSYYWPFDEVQQKEDALLSKAFEDVWEIADEYKVDLRNAAYMKSIDTISKAMKVRGWY; this is encoded by the coding sequence ATGGCAAAAGAAACATTAAACCCATTTGAAATCGCACAAAAACAAATTAAATCAGCTTGTGACAAATTAAATGCAGATCCAGCTGTGTATGAAATTTTGAAAAATCCACAAAGAGTATTGGAAGTATCATTTCCTGTAAAAATGGATGATGGAAGTATTAAAACATTTACAGGATACAGATCTCAGCACAATAATGCAGTAGGACCTTACAAAGGTGGACTTAGATTTCACCCAGGTGTTACAAGAGATGAAGTAAAAGCGCTATCTACTTGGATGACATTCAAATGCTCAGTTGCAGGAATTCCTTACGGTGGTGGAAAAGGTGGAATGGCAATAGATCCTAAAGAATATTCAAAAGGTGAATTGGAAAGAATTTCAAAAGGATTTGCAAAAGCAATTTCGCCAGTAATCGGAGAAAAAGTGGATATTCCAGCTCCAGATGTAAATACTAATGGACAAATTATGTCTTGGATGGTTGAAGCTTACGAAGAAAAAGTTGGAAGATCGGCAAAAGGAATTTTCACAGGAAAACCACTAGAATTTGGAGGTTCTCTAGCTAGAACTGAAGCTACAGGATATGGAGTTCACTTGACTGCTAAAAAAGCACTTAAAAAATTGGGAATTGATGTAAAAGGAGCAACTTACGCAGTTCAAGGATTTGGAAATGTAGGATTTTACACAGCTTATTACGCTCACAAAGATGGTGCAAAAATTGTAGCTTTCTCGAATGCTCATGTTGCAATTTACAACGAAAAGGGAATTGACATGGAAGCTGTAATTAAAGATTTTGAAGAAAATGGCCATATTGAAAAAAATAAAGGATATGGAAAAGATATTACTAATGCTGAATTATTAGAATTAGAAGTAGATGTTTTGTCGCCTTGTGCACTAGAAAATCAAATCACTTCTGAAAATGCTGATAGAATTAAAGCAAAAGTTATTGCAGAAGGAGCAAATGGACCAACAACTCCAGAAGCTGACGAAATTTTATTCAAAAAAGGAATTACTGTAATTCCTGATATACTTGCAAATTCAGGTGGAGTTGTAGTTTCATATTTTGAATGGGTACAAAACTTACAAAGTTACTATTGGCCATTTGATGAAGTTCAACAAAAAGAAGATGCACTATTATCAAAAGCATTTGAAGATGTTTGGGAAATAGCTGATGAATATAAAGTAGATCTAAGAAATGCAGCTTATATGAAGAGTATTGATACAATTTCTAAAGCTATGAAAGTTAGAGGTTGGTATTAA
- a CDS encoding Fur family transcriptional regulator — MHIENVGEYLKGNGIKPSIQRMRIFQYLLDHHTHPTVDDIFKNLSPEMPTLSKTTVYNTLNIFVQNRIVQEIVIEENEVRYDVITENHGHFKCKKCGEILDFDVDLSKIDLSSLGDVEVNEMHFYLKGICSKCLNKN, encoded by the coding sequence ATGCACATAGAAAATGTGGGTGAATATTTAAAAGGAAATGGTATAAAACCTTCCATCCAAAGAATGAGAATATTTCAATATTTACTTGACCATCACACGCACCCAACAGTTGATGATATTTTTAAAAATTTGTCACCTGAGATGCCGACTTTATCAAAAACTACAGTCTATAATACGCTGAACATATTTGTTCAAAATCGTATTGTTCAAGAAATTGTAATTGAAGAAAATGAAGTTAGATATGATGTGATAACAGAAAATCATGGTCATTTTAAGTGTAAAAAGTGCGGAGAAATATTGGATTTTGATGTTGACTTATCAAAAATTGATTTGTCTTCATTAGGCGATGTGGAAGTAAATGAAATGCATTTTTATCTAAAAGGAATTTGTTCTAAATGTTTAAACAAAAATTAA
- a CDS encoding glycogen/starch/alpha-glucan phosphorylase, which yields MTRELRANFGKTVEEAHEYELYYAVSRATLEYVVEKWYNTKKTYAKKQAKQTYYFSAEFLMGRFMGNNLINLKINDVIRETLDEFGVDINKLEDSEMDAGLGNGGLGRLAACFLDSLATLKLPGHGYGLRYKYGMFEQKIENGFQVEYPDDWTKYGDPWSIKRVDRIFEVNFGGQIEVHKDEYGKEYYKMINTETVHAVPYDVPVVGYGNDTINTLRLWEARSPEGFDLKLFNDQTYLQASAKAVEAEDISRVLYPNDTKKDGKQLRLKQQYFFTSASLQDIVRRYKSIYGNDFSRFADKIAIQLNDTHPVVAIPELMRIFLDVEKLGWDESWNICKKVFAYTNHTILSEALEKWDIALFQSLLPRIYQIVEEINRRFVLELQQKYPGDWKRINKMSIIGNRQIRMAWLAIVGSHKVNGVAELHTEILKNSELKEWNELYPEKFLNKTNGITQRRWLLKSNPELAALITELIGDKWITDLYELKKLEKYLDDDNILNRVSEIKFNNKKRLADYIKETTGVEVDPHSIFDIQVKRLHEYKRQLLNVLHIMDLYNKLKENPYLDVEPRTFIFGAKAAAGYRRAKGIIKLINSIAEVINNDSSINDKIKVVFLENYRVSLAEKIFPAADVSEQISTASKEASGTGNMKFMLNGALTLGTMDGANVEIVEEVGNDNAFIFGLSAQEVEAYQANNEYNPYEEYMNVEGLKKVIDQLADGTYDDNHTGIFKELQNSLLYGVDGSRPDVYFLLKDFASYREAQDKLQNAFKDKREWTRKALKNIANAGKFSSDRTIAEYAKEIWNIEPIEVNNYIED from the coding sequence ATTACTAGAGAATTAAGAGCAAACTTTGGTAAAACTGTCGAAGAAGCTCACGAATATGAATTGTATTATGCAGTTTCTCGTGCAACTTTGGAATATGTTGTAGAAAAATGGTACAACACTAAAAAAACTTATGCCAAAAAACAGGCAAAACAAACTTATTATTTCTCTGCAGAATTTTTAATGGGAAGATTCATGGGAAATAATTTGATTAACTTAAAAATTAATGATGTTATTAGAGAAACTTTGGATGAATTCGGAGTTGACATTAACAAACTTGAAGATTCTGAAATGGATGCTGGACTTGGAAATGGTGGACTTGGTAGACTTGCCGCTTGTTTCTTAGATTCACTTGCAACTTTAAAATTACCTGGACACGGATATGGACTTCGTTACAAATATGGAATGTTTGAACAAAAAATCGAAAATGGATTCCAAGTTGAATATCCTGATGATTGGACAAAATATGGTGACCCTTGGTCAATTAAAAGAGTTGACAGAATTTTTGAAGTAAACTTTGGTGGTCAAATTGAAGTTCATAAAGATGAATACGGAAAAGAATATTATAAAATGATAAACACTGAAACTGTTCATGCAGTTCCTTACGATGTACCTGTAGTAGGTTACGGAAATGACACTATAAATACATTGAGATTGTGGGAAGCAAGATCACCTGAAGGGTTTGACCTAAAATTATTCAATGATCAAACTTATTTACAAGCTTCAGCAAAAGCGGTAGAAGCTGAAGATATTTCAAGAGTATTATATCCAAATGATACTAAAAAAGATGGAAAACAATTAAGATTAAAACAGCAATATTTCTTTACTTCAGCATCATTACAGGATATTGTAAGAAGATACAAATCAATCTATGGAAACGATTTCTCAAGATTTGCTGACAAAATTGCAATTCAATTGAATGATACACATCCAGTTGTTGCAATTCCTGAACTTATGAGAATTTTCTTAGATGTAGAAAAATTAGGTTGGGATGAATCTTGGAACATCTGTAAAAAAGTATTTGCTTATACAAACCATACAATTTTATCAGAAGCATTGGAAAAATGGGATATCGCTTTATTCCAATCACTTTTACCAAGAATTTACCAAATTGTAGAAGAAATTAACAGAAGATTTGTTCTTGAATTACAGCAAAAATATCCAGGAGATTGGAAAAGAATTAACAAAATGTCAATTATTGGAAACAGACAAATTAGAATGGCATGGCTTGCAATAGTTGGTTCACACAAAGTAAACGGAGTTGCAGAACTTCATACAGAAATTCTTAAAAATTCAGAATTAAAAGAATGGAACGAATTGTATCCTGAAAAATTCTTAAACAAAACAAACGGAATCACTCAAAGAAGATGGCTTCTAAAATCAAATCCTGAGTTAGCCGCTTTAATTACAGAATTAATCGGGGACAAATGGATTACTGATCTATATGAACTTAAAAAATTAGAAAAATATTTAGATGATGACAATATTTTAAATAGAGTTTCTGAAATTAAATTTAACAACAAGAAGAGATTGGCTGATTACATAAAAGAAACAACTGGTGTTGAAGTTGATCCACATTCTATCTTTGACATTCAAGTTAAAAGATTGCATGAATATAAAAGACAACTTTTAAATGTTTTACACATTATGGACTTGTATAATAAATTAAAAGAAAATCCATATTTGGATGTAGAACCTAGAACTTTCATCTTTGGTGCAAAAGCTGCCGCTGGATACAGAAGAGCTAAAGGAATTATTAAATTGATTAACTCAATTGCAGAAGTTATCAATAACGACTCATCTATCAACGATAAAATTAAAGTTGTGTTCTTAGAAAACTACAGAGTTTCACTTGCTGAAAAAATATTCCCAGCAGCAGATGTATCAGAACAAATTTCAACTGCAAGTAAAGAAGCTTCAGGAACTGGAAATATGAAATTTATGTTAAATGGTGCATTGACACTAGGAACAATGGACGGAGCAAATGTAGAAATCGTTGAAGAAGTTGGAAATGATAATGCATTTATTTTCGGACTTTCAGCTCAAGAAGTTGAAGCATACCAAGCTAACAACGAATACAACCCTTATGAAGAATATATGAATGTAGAAGGTCTTAAAAAAGTTATTGACCAATTGGCAGATGGAACTTATGACGATAATCACACAGGTATCTTCAAAGAATTACAAAATTCATTGTTATACGGTGTAGATGGTTCAAGACCTGATGTTTACTTCTTATTAAAAGATTTCGCATCTTACAGGGAAGCACAAGACAAACTTCAAAATGCATTTAAAGATAAAAGAGAATGGACTAGAAAAGCTCTTAAAAATATCGCAAATGCTGGTAAATTCAGTTCTGACAGAACAATTGCAGAATATGCAAAAGAAATTTGGAACATTGAACCAATTGAAGTTAATAATTATATTGAAGATTAA
- a CDS encoding ferritin has product MKLNNELEALLNAQVNMEIEAAHQYKAMAAYFEGRELEGFAKWMDAQVQEELEHSRKIYDYIFKRDGKVEYFALEKPKADFSSVKEVFEVALAHEQKVTAAIRALYKAARDAEDYGVETFLKFFIEEQEEEEETVKKIIDKVTFLDADNKNVNLYLLDKEMGERK; this is encoded by the coding sequence ATGAAATTAAACAACGAATTAGAAGCATTATTAAATGCGCAAGTAAACATGGAAATTGAAGCAGCACACCAATACAAAGCAATGGCAGCTTATTTTGAAGGAAGAGAATTAGAAGGATTTGCAAAATGGATGGATGCACAAGTGCAAGAAGAATTGGAACATTCAAGAAAAATCTATGATTATATTTTTAAAAGAGATGGAAAAGTTGAATATTTTGCATTAGAAAAACCTAAAGCTGATTTTTCTTCAGTAAAAGAAGTTTTCGAAGTAGCTTTGGCGCACGAACAAAAAGTGACTGCTGCTATTAGAGCACTTTACAAAGCAGCTAGAGATGCAGAAGATTATGGAGTAGAAACATTTTTAAAATTTTTTATCGAAGAACAAGAAGAAGAAGAAGAAACTGTTAAAAAAATAATTGACAAAGTTACTTTCTTAGATGCTGACAACAAAAATGTTAATTTGTATTTATTGGACAAAGAAATGGGAGAAAGAAAATAA
- a CDS encoding PTS transporter subunit EIIB yields MAKNYEEIAKEVVEAVGGRENIRSFAHCATRLRIMVNDENKIDKEKVDNIEKVKGTMFTSGQYQIIFGTGTVNKVFEAVQGLGGVSE; encoded by the coding sequence ATGGCTAAAAATTACGAAGAAATAGCTAAAGAAGTAGTTGAAGCCGTCGGTGGAAGAGAAAATATCCGTTCATTTGCTCATTGTGCGACAAGGCTTAGAATAATGGTAAATGACGAAAATAAAATAGATAAAGAAAAAGTCGACAATATTGAAAAGGTAAAAGGAACAATGTTTACTTCAGGACAGTACCAAATTATTTTTGGAACTGGAACGGTAAATAAAGTTTTCGAAGCGGTTCAAGGACTTGGAGGAGTCAGTGAATAA
- the frr gene encoding ribosome recycling factor, whose translation MLNTILKETEDKMSKSVENTKERFSHTRAGRANVSMLDGVTIEAYGAPTPLNQVGTISAPEARLLVIDPWDKSLIKVIEKTILQANLGFNPSNDGKVIRLLVPELTEDRRKEYVKMVKKEAEEGKIAIRNIRKDVNNKLRKLEKDSEITEDELKTNEEKVQKTTDKYIAAIDTALAAKEKELLTV comes from the coding sequence ATGCTAAATACAATTTTAAAAGAAACTGAAGACAAAATGTCAAAATCAGTTGAAAATACAAAAGAGAGATTTTCTCACACAAGAGCAGGAAGAGCAAATGTTTCTATGCTTGACGGTGTGACAATCGAAGCTTATGGTGCACCAACTCCACTTAACCAAGTGGGAACAATTTCAGCTCCAGAAGCAAGACTTCTAGTAATCGATCCATGGGATAAATCACTAATAAAAGTTATTGAAAAGACAATTTTACAAGCAAACTTAGGATTTAATCCTTCAAATGATGGAAAAGTTATAAGACTTCTAGTTCCAGAATTAACTGAAGATAGAAGAAAAGAATATGTAAAAATGGTAAAAAAAGAAGCTGAAGAAGGAAAAATTGCCATAAGAAACATAAGAAAAGATGTTAATAATAAACTTAGAAAACTAGAAAAAGATAGTGAAATTACTGAAGACGAATTAAAGACAAATGAAGAAAAAGTTCAAAAAACAACTGACAAATACATCGCTGCAATTGATACAGCTCTTGCTGCAAAAGAAAAAGAATTATTAACTGTGTAA
- the lysA gene encoding diaminopimelate decarboxylase: protein MKLFGTAKINEKGNLSIGGVDTIELAKEFKTPLYVMDQELIETTIDKMKEAFQSSRFKTRIAYAGKAFLTTGMIKLVESKGLDLDVVSGGELYTAHKAGFPMKRVHLHGNNKLVNEIEMAVEYGIDTIVVDNEDEIAKIEKVCKEKGKKQAVLVRIDPGIEAHTHHYIKTSGLTSKFGISLFQENLIDIVKRLNDSPYIEFKGFHTHIGSQIFQSAFFIFALDEIFKYLDRLKKELGIVVHTVNMGGGFGVYYKNGDDPKPIEEVLSEIITYTEAMEIKYQIGFKELCIEPGRSIVGNAGTTLYEVGGIKETVGGKTYVFIDGGMSDNIRTALYQAEYEAGVVNKMEDTDTRDVTLAGKLCESGDIIIQNGKLPKSTKIGDIVAVGTTGAYCYTMSSHYNRMVTPGVVFVKDGKAKVAVRRESYEDLLRNDEIFEL from the coding sequence ATGAAATTATTTGGAACGGCAAAAATTAATGAAAAAGGGAATTTATCAATAGGAGGAGTTGATACGATAGAGTTGGCAAAAGAGTTTAAAACGCCACTTTATGTAATGGATCAGGAATTGATTGAAACAACTATTGATAAAATGAAAGAGGCTTTTCAATCATCAAGATTTAAGACAAGAATAGCTTATGCAGGGAAAGCATTTTTGACAACTGGGATGATTAAATTGGTTGAATCTAAAGGATTGGATTTAGATGTGGTGTCTGGTGGAGAATTGTATACGGCACATAAAGCAGGATTTCCGATGAAAAGAGTGCATTTGCATGGGAATAATAAATTGGTGAATGAGATTGAAATGGCTGTTGAATATGGGATTGATACGATTGTTGTAGATAATGAAGATGAAATTGCTAAGATTGAAAAAGTTTGTAAGGAAAAAGGTAAGAAACAAGCGGTTTTAGTGAGAATTGATCCAGGGATTGAAGCACATACGCATCATTATATAAAAACTTCAGGACTTACATCGAAATTTGGGATTTCACTTTTCCAAGAAAATTTGATTGATATTGTAAAAAGATTGAATGATAGTCCATATATTGAATTTAAAGGGTTCCATACACATATTGGTTCACAAATATTCCAATCTGCATTTTTTATATTTGCGTTAGATGAAATTTTCAAATATTTGGATAGATTGAAAAAAGAATTAGGAATTGTAGTTCACACAGTAAATATGGGTGGAGGATTTGGAGTTTATTACAAAAATGGAGATGATCCTAAGCCGATTGAAGAAGTACTTAGCGAAATTATAACTTATACTGAAGCAATGGAAATTAAATATCAAATTGGATTTAAAGAACTTTGTATTGAGCCAGGAAGAAGTATTGTCGGAAATGCGGGAACTACTTTGTATGAAGTTGGTGGAATTAAAGAAACTGTTGGTGGAAAAACTTATGTGTTTATTGATGGAGGAATGTCAGATAATATAAGAACTGCACTTTATCAAGCTGAATATGAGGCTGGTGTTGTTAATAAAATGGAAGATACTGACACAAGAGATGTTACATTAGCTGGGAAATTGTGTGAATCGGGAGATATTATTATTCAAAATGGTAAATTGCCAAAATCGACTAAAATTGGGGATATAGTTGCAGTTGGTACGACAGGAGCTTATTGTTATACAATGTCAAGTCACTACAACAGAATGGTTACGCCAGGAGTTGTATTTGTAAAAGACGGTAAAGCAAAAGTTGCTGTTAGAAGAGAATCTTATGAAGATTTATTGAGAAATGATGAAATTTTTGAATTATAA
- the dapA gene encoding 4-hydroxy-tetrahydrodipicolinate synthase, protein MKFEGSYVALITPFKNNGTELDEDKLRELVNYHIENGTAGIVPCGTTGEAPTLTFSEHEKIIRIVVEEVKGRIQVIAGAGSNNTNRAIELTKYAKELGADAALSTCPYYNKPSQRGLYEHYKKIANESKFPVMLYNVPGRTGTNIEPETVAKLAEIPEIVAVKEATGSLEQMIKIQNLCGDKIEILSGEDHLILPMLSIGAKGVISVVANIMPQEMNDLISSFLNKNFAKAFDLHTKLYDVSRNMFLEGNPVTVKAAMKILKMIDNDDVRLPLVSAEQKTYETLTKVFKEKGIL, encoded by the coding sequence ATGAAATTTGAAGGATCTTATGTTGCTCTAATTACGCCATTTAAAAACAATGGAACTGAATTAGACGAAGATAAATTGCGTGAATTAGTAAATTATCACATTGAAAATGGAACAGCTGGAATTGTACCTTGTGGGACAACTGGAGAAGCACCAACACTTACATTTTCTGAACACGAAAAAATTATTAGAATTGTTGTGGAAGAAGTAAAAGGAAGAATTCAAGTTATCGCAGGAGCTGGTTCAAATAATACAAATAGAGCGATAGAACTTACAAAATATGCAAAAGAATTGGGAGCAGATGCTGCACTTAGCACTTGTCCATATTACAACAAACCAAGTCAGCGTGGACTTTATGAACATTACAAAAAAATTGCAAACGAGTCAAAATTTCCTGTGATGTTATACAATGTTCCTGGCAGAACTGGAACAAATATCGAACCTGAAACAGTTGCAAAATTGGCAGAAATTCCAGAAATTGTAGCTGTAAAAGAAGCGACAGGAAGTCTTGAACAAATGATTAAAATTCAAAATTTATGTGGCGACAAAATTGAAATTCTATCAGGAGAAGACCATTTAATCTTACCAATGCTATCAATTGGAGCAAAAGGAGTAATTTCTGTTGTTGCAAACATTATGCCGCAAGAAATGAATGATTTAATCAGTTCATTTTTAAACAAAAATTTTGCAAAAGCGTTTGATTTACATACAAAACTTTACGATGTCAGCAGAAATATGTTTTTAGAAGGAAATCCTGTCACAGTAAAGGCTGCTATGAAAATTTTAAAAATGATAGACAACGACGATGTGAGATTGCCACTTGTTTCAGCAGAACAAAAAACTTATGAAACATTAACAAAAGTTTTTAAAGAAAAAGGTATTTTATAG
- a CDS encoding aspartate kinase has protein sequence MIIVHKYGGTSVATTEKIMNIAKYLGSVKDAGNDVVVVVSAMGKTTDALIKLAHEITENPSSREMDRLMSTGEQQTISLLSIALQTLGYDAISLTGAQAGIKTSGHYMKNRIDNIDANSIKKHLNSGKIVVVAGFQGVNEAGDVTTLGRGGSDTSAVALAAALEGKCEIYTDVDGIYSIDPRVYSDAKKLPFISYDEMMELAYLGAGVMEPRAVELGGKYGVEIYVGKSLGEKNGTIITSIEKIKENKNMEQKVITGVSINENTIMVNVEEIPTNAQNVSEIFEKAEKSGINIDMISQNDVSSHHGSFAFTCPKTDMAALEKIGKEIEEKYEKTSFIVNPYVTKVSIVGIGLISNVGVASKMFKILAENDISFHQISTSEISISLIVDEVMGKKVAELFAKEFDL, from the coding sequence GTGATTATCGTGCATAAATATGGTGGTACTTCGGTTGCCACAACAGAAAAAATTATGAACATTGCTAAATATTTGGGAAGTGTAAAAGACGCTGGAAATGATGTTGTTGTTGTTGTTTCTGCTATGGGAAAGACAACTGACGCACTTATTAAATTAGCTCATGAAATAACAGAAAATCCAAGTTCAAGAGAAATGGACAGACTTATGTCAACAGGAGAACAGCAGACAATTTCACTTTTAAGCATTGCTTTACAAACTTTGGGATATGACGCAATTTCACTTACTGGAGCTCAAGCGGGAATTAAAACAAGCGGACATTACATGAAAAATAGAATTGACAACATTGATGCAAATTCTATAAAAAAACATTTAAACAGTGGAAAAATCGTTGTAGTTGCTGGATTCCAAGGAGTAAATGAAGCTGGAGATGTGACAACTCTAGGTCGTGGAGGTTCTGATACATCAGCAGTTGCATTGGCGGCAGCTCTTGAAGGAAAATGCGAAATTTATACAGATGTTGATGGAATTTATTCAATCGACCCAAGAGTTTACAGTGATGCTAAAAAATTGCCATTTATTTCTTATGACGAAATGATGGAACTAGCTTATTTAGGAGCTGGAGTGATGGAACCTCGTGCCGTTGAATTAGGTGGAAAATATGGAGTTGAAATCTATGTAGGAAAATCATTAGGTGAAAAAAATGGAACAATAATAACTTCAATCGAAAAAATAAAGGAGAATAAAAATATGGAACAAAAAGTAATCACAGGAGTGTCAATAAACGAAAATACAATAATGGTAAATGTGGAGGAAATCCCAACAAATGCGCAAAATGTTTCTGAAATTTTTGAAAAAGCAGAAAAAAGTGGAATAAATATAGATATGATTAGTCAAAATGATGTTTCTAGTCACCACGGAAGTTTTGCTTTCACTTGTCCAAAAACTGATATGGCAGCTCTTGAAAAAATTGGAAAGGAAATCGAAGAAAAATATGAAAAAACTTCTTTTATAGTAAATCCTTATGTAACAAAAGTTTCAATTGTAGGAATTGGTTTGATAAGCAATGTTGGCGTAGCTTCAAAAATGTTCAAAATTTTAGCAGAAAACGACATAAGTTTTCACCAAATTTCAACTTCGGAAATAAGTATTTCTCTAATTGTCGATGAAGTGATGGGTAAAAAAGTGGCTGAATTATTTGCTAAAGAATTTGATTTATAG
- the dapF gene encoding diaminopimelate epimerase has product MLKFEKYQGAGNDFVIVNERDLIEKGIPDYNEFAAQICDRHYGIGADGLIILKYVANMPFMFFFNSDGSQAPMCGNGIRCFSQYLTNNHLVDGNEFTVKTVPGDLTIRTSYDCENDVFNARVNMGKPIFDVNKLINTEKERFLKEKITVDGKEFEISYIFTGTDHSVIFVDEFDNKIINTFGKKIENYTELFPKKVNVNFVKVYDKTHIEVITWERGAGRTLACGTGVTAAAVLARIFGYTEYKVNVKVPGGQLVIEYDKEGDDAFMTGPSEKVAEGFYKYKR; this is encoded by the coding sequence ATGTTAAAATTTGAAAAATATCAGGGAGCTGGGAATGACTTTGTCATTGTAAATGAAAGAGACTTGATAGAAAAAGGAATTCCTGATTACAATGAATTTGCAGCTCAAATTTGTGATAGACATTATGGTATTGGTGCAGATGGACTTATAATTTTAAAATATGTGGCAAATATGCCATTTATGTTCTTTTTTAACTCAGATGGAAGTCAAGCGCCTATGTGTGGAAATGGAATCAGATGCTTTTCTCAATATCTAACTAACAATCATTTGGTTGATGGCAACGAATTTACAGTAAAAACTGTTCCTGGAGATTTGACTATCAGAACAAGTTACGACTGTGAAAACGATGTTTTTAACGCTCGTGTAAATATGGGAAAACCTATCTTTGATGTAAATAAGTTAATTAATACCGAAAAAGAGAGATTTTTAAAAGAAAAAATTACAGTTGATGGAAAAGAATTTGAAATTTCTTACATTTTTACTGGAACTGACCATAGTGTAATTTTCGTCGATGAATTTGACAACAAAATTATTAATACTTTTGGGAAAAAAATTGAAAATTATACTGAATTATTTCCAAAAAAAGTTAATGTGAATTTTGTAAAAGTTTACGACAAGACTCACATTGAAGTTATCACTTGGGAGAGAGGAGCTGGAAGAACTCTTGCCTGTGGGACAGGTGTCACTGCCGCTGCTGTTTTAGCGAGAATTTTTGGCTATACAGAATACAAGGTCAATGTAAAAGTACCTGGTGGACAGCTTGTCATAGAATATGACAAAGAAGGTGACGACGCTTTTATGACTGGACCTAGTGAAAAAGTTGCCGAAGGATTTTATAAATATAAAAGATAA